In Calditrichota bacterium, the sequence CCAAAACACCACTTATACAATTGTGCCCAGAACCAATCCGGATATGGAACGACAGGTTATGATGAATCTGGTTTACCAGGCCCAACCTGAAAATAAATTCAAATTTTCTTTTATTGTGGACAACACAGTTGAAAGTATTTTTGACAGTAATTATTTGCGTTGGCTATTTGACCGTAGCCTGAGCGTTTCGAATTATAATAGTGTTTCCAAGCAATATGCCATGGAGTGGAAACACGTTTATTCCCCATCAACTTTTATGGATTTAAAATTCAATATTCTGGACTTGAGTCAGGTAGAAGCTATTGAACTGATTCAGGATGGTGAGTTTGTTGAAGATTATCGTGACAGAACTAATTGGACTGATTACAACAGGGGGCCATCAGGCCATTTCCTGGGAAAAGCAAAAGATGATTTTAGTGAAGATAAAACTTTGACTTATTCATTTGATGGTAGCGTAAGCAAGCAGTTTAATAAAAACAATCTTCTCAAGATGGGTATTCAGTTTTCCTATTATGATATGGAAATTGACCGCAAAATAAATGCTTCATCAGATGCATCATACCGGATCGTCAAAGTTTCTGCTCAGCCTTACGAAGGTGCTCTTTATGTGCAAGACAAAATGGAATTTACGGGGATGATTGCAAACCTGGGTTTGCGTCTGGATTTTAATGACTTGCAAAGCAGATTTTATTCTGATCCTTTTTCAGTATCGCGGTTACCCGAACCGGATAAAAAAACAGATATTCTGTTAAGATTACAGCCCCGCATTGGATTTTCATTTCCCGTTTCTGAAAAATCAGTTTTTCATTTAAACTATGGGACATTTACACAGCGTCCTAGTTTTGATCAGCTCTTTTTCAACCAGGCTACATCCGACGGTGCATTAACAGAAGTAAGTGGTCCAAATCTAACACATGAAAAAACACAATCGTATGATATTGGTTTTGTCCAGGCATTTCCACTTGGATTACGGCTCGATGTAAGTGCCTATTATAAAGATGTAAAGGATCTTGTTGAAACAGCAATTTATGAAAGTTCTGATGGAGGTAAATACTCTACTTTTGTTAATCGGGACTATGCAGATATAAAAGGATTTCATTTAAGCCTGGAAAAAAATACAGGGCCTGTTAAAGCATATGTCCGCTATAATTTCGAATCTGCAACGGGTAAAAGCAGTAATGCTCTTGATGCGCCTGTTACCTATTTCGAAGAGGCAGATCCGGTTGAGGGATTTGTTGATTTGCCGGACCCTGAAGACATATTTTTGGATTATGACAGAACACATAAACTTGTTTTAAACCTTCGTTATAGTTTACCGTCTGCAAGCGGATTTAAGGTTGCAGATTTCTATCCTTTTGAAAACACTTCAATCAGTTCAACATACCGCTATGTATCTGGCCGCCCTTATACTTATGACACGAGTGGACAAGGTTTAAAGTACAATAAACGTACACCGGTTGAGCGCGATTTACGTATCCGTTTTCAAAAAGGCTTTCGCTTAAATGGTTTTAACTTTGACTTTTATGCAGAGGGTTTCAACCTGTTGAATGAAGATTGGTTTCAGTATTCCAGAACATTTAACAGCAGCGAAAACACAGCTCGGTGGCACAATGAACGCAATGAAATTTTGATTGAAAAAGACTACATTCCGTATGTAACGGACCGTTCTGTATACCTGTTACGTAATTTACCACGCCACTACAGGTTTGGCCTTGTTTTTAAATTTTGAATTCAATCGGAGTTAAAAAATGTTAAGAAGTTTTTTATTTCTAAATATATTAACTGTCACGCTTTTATCATTAGCTCAGGCCCAGTTTCGCGATTTTAGAGTTCATGATCGGGGTATGTTACACGAGACAGTTTTTAATACCGGGGAAATTGGTCGCGGCTGGGAAACGGGTGAAGGCGGCAATGTGGCCAGTAAACCTGTTTTTGAATGGCCACCATATTCGCGTACAATAGTTGATGGAATAGAATACAGCGGCCAGCACAATATGCTGGGTGCCGGTATGTATATGGCAGCAAACCTGGATGGAATTACCGGAAAAGAAAACCGAATATATGCCTTGTGTGGTGGAGTTGGTGCGAGTGACCCTGAGATTGTGGCAGGAAAATGGAGCTTTCCGTTATCGATTGATGAATGGGAAAATTATCCGGTTTTGGAAGATGGCAGTCTAAACCCTTCTTATGATCCAAATGAGGCAGAAGAAGTAATTACAGCTTCATGGGCAACTCCTGTTGGTGTTACAGTTACACGGACATCACGCGCCTGGAGTTATCCTGACTATGATGATCTGATCATTTATGAATATACTCTTGAATACACCGGGGATACAGATGGTGACCCGACTACAATTGAGCAAACAGAAACCTTAAAAGATTTTATGGCCCTGTTTATTTATGGTTTTGCGCCATCCATGTATGGCTACCAACGCTGGTATAACGAATGGAAATATGAAGATGGTATCTACCGCGGTGATCAAAATGGTTTTTGGGATGCAGATTACTGGTTATCGTTTAATCTGAATCTTAGAAC encodes:
- a CDS encoding TonB-dependent receptor, with product MNKVYMISYLMFFFLLTGLAFSGDTGKISGTIIGTDVNEGLIGANVVIESIWQNENEIELENKIGAATDVNGEFYILNIRPGIYNISCSYIGYKTELRTKVQIFVDKTTRMDFALEPDVMQSEEITVTAYKEEEVEVDVTATKQVYDISNVESIAGVTDIGSILNLQADVVDDHFRGGRLGESQYILGGGAIVNPINNGRAFNPIVTGLEQVEVYTSGFSAEYGNAQSGVVNMVTKEGTSRWTGRLESSATMPYYKSWGGSPYDPDNLHFYETLLDLEEWLKDNPADPGKPLFDPSYGFLSNYLPERNVWPPDPLTHEDTLHIARLSQIMWLMSMQDVGLDYNDKMDYRLDFSAGGPIHENINFFVAARQNTTYTIVPRTNPDMERQVMMNLVYQAQPENKFKFSFIVDNTVESIFDSNYLRWLFDRSLSVSNYNSVSKQYAMEWKHVYSPSTFMDLKFNILDLSQVEAIELIQDGEFVEDYRDRTNWTDYNRGPSGHFLGKAKDDFSEDKTLTYSFDGSVSKQFNKNNLLKMGIQFSYYDMEIDRKINASSDASYRIVKVSAQPYEGALYVQDKMEFTGMIANLGLRLDFNDLQSRFYSDPFSVSRLPEPDKKTDILLRLQPRIGFSFPVSEKSVFHLNYGTFTQRPSFDQLFFNQATSDGALTEVSGPNLTHEKTQSYDIGFVQAFPLGLRLDVSAYYKDVKDLVETAIYESSDGGKYSTFVNRDYADIKGFHLSLEKNTGPVKAYVRYNFESATGKSSNALDAPVTYFEEADPVEGFVDLPDPEDIFLDYDRTHKLVLNLRYSLPSASGFKVADFYPFENTSISSTYRYVSGRPYTYDTSGQGLKYNKRTPVERDLRIRFQKGFRLNGFNFDFYAEGFNLLNEDWFQYSRTFNSSENTARWHNERNEILIEKDYIPYVTDRSVYLLRNLPRHYRFGLVFKF